One Xyrauchen texanus isolate HMW12.3.18 chromosome 46, RBS_HiC_50CHRs, whole genome shotgun sequence DNA segment encodes these proteins:
- the far1 gene encoding fatty acyl-CoA reductase 1 isoform X1, giving the protein MVTIPEYYEGKNVLITGATGFMGKVLLEKLLRSCPGVKAAYVLVRPKAGQAPDARIADVINCKLFDRLREEQPDFAEKIVAVNSELTQPDLDLSTEDQETLTGCINIVFHCAATIRFNEPLKDAMQLNVLATQKMISLAHKMKHLEVFLHVSTAYAHCDRELIEEVVYPTPVDYRKLIDTLEWMDDKLVSLMTPKLLGERPNTYTYTKALAEQLIQQECGNINVAIVRPSIVGASWKEPFPGWIDNFNGPSGIFIAAGKGILRTMRASNNAVADLVPVDVVINTTLAAAWYSGSQKHTRPRSILVYNCTTGGINPFHWGEVEYHVISTFKRNPLEQAFRRPNVNLTSNHLINQYWIAVSHKAPAFLYDLFLRMTGKEPRMMKTITRLHKAMMVLEYFTSHSWVWNTDNVTMLMNQMGAEDKKVFNFDVRQLHWAEYMENYCMGTKKYVLNEELSGLPAARKHLNKLRNIRYTFNTILVVFIWRIFIARSQMARNIWYFVVSLCFKFLSYFRASSTMKY; this is encoded by the exons ATGGTCACCATTCCAGAGTACTACGAAGGAAAAAATGTGCTCATCACAGGGGCTACAGGCTTTATGGGGAAAGTTCTTCTGGAGAAGTTGCTACGCTCCTGTCCCGGTGTCAAAGCTGCCTATGTGCTAGTCCGGCCCAAAGCAGGACAGGCTCCTGATGCCCGTATTGCTGACGTGATCAATTGCAAG CTTTTTGACAGACTGCGAGAGGAGCAGCCTGACTTTGCAGAAAAGATTGTGGCAGTTAACAGTGAACTGACTCAGCCAGATCTGGATCTGAGCACAGAAGACCAGGAGACTCTTACAGGCTGCATTAACATAGTGTTTCACTGCGCTGCCACTATACGCTTCAATGAGCCTCTGAA AGATGCTATGCAGTTGAATGTGCTGGCCACGCAGAAGATGATAAGCTTGGCCCACAAAATGAAGCATCTGGAGGTATTTCTTCACGTTTCCACAGCTTACGCCCATTGTGACAGGGAGCTCATCGAAGAGGTTGTCTATCCAACACCTGTTGATTACAGAAAGCTCATAGACACACTTGA GTGGATGGACGACAAGCTTGTTTCTTTAATGACACCAAAGCTGTTAGGTGAGCGGCCTAACACATACACGTACACTAAAGCTTTGGCAGAACAGTTAATCCAGCAGGAGTGTGGAAATATCAATGTTGCCATCGTCAGGCCCTCTATAGTAGGAGCCAGCTGGAAAGAACCATTCCCT GGCTGGATTGATAATTTCAATGGGCCCAGTGGAATATTCATCGCT GCAGGGAAAGGGATTCTGCGAACAATGAGGGCTTCAAATAATGCCGTCGCTGACCTTGTGCCAGTGGATGTAGTCATAAACACAACTTTAGCAGCTGCCTGGTATTCTGGATCACAGAAGCATACAAG GCCGAGAAGTATTTTGGTGTACAACTGCACAACGGGTGGGATCAACCCATTTCACTGGGGTGAAGTCG AATACCATGTTATATCCACTTTCAAGAGGAACCCACTCGAGCAGGCCTTCAGGCGGCCCAATGTTAATCTCACATCCAATCACCTTATCAATCAGTATTGGATTGCTGTAAGCCACAAGGCACCAGCATTCCTATATGATCTCTTCCTCAGGATGACAGGGAAAGAACCCAG GATGATGAAGACAATCACTCGGTTGCACAAGGCAATGATGGTGTTGGAGTACTTCACGAGCCACTCGTGGGTGTGGAACACTGACAACGTCACCATGCTCATGAACCAGATGGGAGCTGAGGACAAGAAA GTATTTAACTTTGATGTCAGGCAGTTACATTGGGCAGAATACATGGAGAATTACTGCATGGGCACTAAGAAGTATGTTCTTAATGAAGAGCTGTCAGGACTTCCTGCAGCACGCAAACACTTAAACAA GCTGCGTAACATTCGCTATACATTCAACACCATCTTGGTCGTTTTTATCTGGCGCATCTTCATTGCCCGTTCGCAAATGGCCAGAAACATCTGGTACTTTGTTGTCAGCTTGTGCTTTAAGTTCCTGTCCTATTTCAGAGCCTCTAGCACCATGAAATACTGA
- the far1 gene encoding fatty acyl-CoA reductase 1 isoform X2, whose product MVTIPEYYEGKNVLITGATGFMGKVLLEKLLRSCPGVKAAYVLVRPKAGQAPDARIADVINCKLFDRLREEQPDFAEKIVAVNSELTQPDLDLSTEDQETLTGCINIVFHCAATIRFNEPLKDAMQLNVLATQKMISLAHKMKHLEVFLHVSTAYAHCDRELIEEVVYPTPVDYRKLIDTLEWMDDKLVSLMTPKLLGERPNTYTYTKALAEQLIQQECGNINVAIVRPSIVGASWKEPFPGWIDNFNGPSGIFIAAGKGILRTMRASNNAVADLVPVDVVINTTLAAAWYSGSQKHTRPRSILVYNCTTGGINPFHWGEVEYCINMTFKTNPLEQAFRRPNVNLRSNPFTNQYWTTVSHTLPALLYDGFLMLTGQKPRMMKTITRLHKAMMVLEYFTSHSWVWNTDNVTMLMNQMGAEDKKVFNFDVRQLHWAEYMENYCMGTKKYVLNEELSGLPAARKHLNKLRNIRYTFNTILVVFIWRIFIARSQMARNIWYFVVSLCFKFLSYFRASSTMKY is encoded by the exons ATGGTCACCATTCCAGAGTACTACGAAGGAAAAAATGTGCTCATCACAGGGGCTACAGGCTTTATGGGGAAAGTTCTTCTGGAGAAGTTGCTACGCTCCTGTCCCGGTGTCAAAGCTGCCTATGTGCTAGTCCGGCCCAAAGCAGGACAGGCTCCTGATGCCCGTATTGCTGACGTGATCAATTGCAAG CTTTTTGACAGACTGCGAGAGGAGCAGCCTGACTTTGCAGAAAAGATTGTGGCAGTTAACAGTGAACTGACTCAGCCAGATCTGGATCTGAGCACAGAAGACCAGGAGACTCTTACAGGCTGCATTAACATAGTGTTTCACTGCGCTGCCACTATACGCTTCAATGAGCCTCTGAA AGATGCTATGCAGTTGAATGTGCTGGCCACGCAGAAGATGATAAGCTTGGCCCACAAAATGAAGCATCTGGAGGTATTTCTTCACGTTTCCACAGCTTACGCCCATTGTGACAGGGAGCTCATCGAAGAGGTTGTCTATCCAACACCTGTTGATTACAGAAAGCTCATAGACACACTTGA GTGGATGGACGACAAGCTTGTTTCTTTAATGACACCAAAGCTGTTAGGTGAGCGGCCTAACACATACACGTACACTAAAGCTTTGGCAGAACAGTTAATCCAGCAGGAGTGTGGAAATATCAATGTTGCCATCGTCAGGCCCTCTATAGTAGGAGCCAGCTGGAAAGAACCATTCCCT GGCTGGATTGATAATTTCAATGGGCCCAGTGGAATATTCATCGCT GCAGGGAAAGGGATTCTGCGAACAATGAGGGCTTCAAATAATGCCGTCGCTGACCTTGTGCCAGTGGATGTAGTCATAAACACAACTTTAGCAGCTGCCTGGTATTCTGGATCACAGAAGCATACAAG GCCGAGAAGTATTTTGGTGTACAACTGCACAACGGGTGGGATCAACCCATTTCACTGGGGTGAAGTCG AGTACTGCATAAACATGACGTTCAAGACCAATCCCTTAGAACAGGCTTTCAGACGCCCCAATGTTAATCTGCGATCCAACCCTTTTACCAATCAGTACTGGACCACAGTGAGTCACACCCTACCTGCCCTGCTGTATGACGGGTTTCTCATGTTGACGGGTCAGAAGCCCCG GATGATGAAGACAATCACTCGGTTGCACAAGGCAATGATGGTGTTGGAGTACTTCACGAGCCACTCGTGGGTGTGGAACACTGACAACGTCACCATGCTCATGAACCAGATGGGAGCTGAGGACAAGAAA GTATTTAACTTTGATGTCAGGCAGTTACATTGGGCAGAATACATGGAGAATTACTGCATGGGCACTAAGAAGTATGTTCTTAATGAAGAGCTGTCAGGACTTCCTGCAGCACGCAAACACTTAAACAA GCTGCGTAACATTCGCTATACATTCAACACCATCTTGGTCGTTTTTATCTGGCGCATCTTCATTGCCCGTTCGCAAATGGCCAGAAACATCTGGTACTTTGTTGTCAGCTTGTGCTTTAAGTTCCTGTCCTATTTCAGAGCCTCTAGCACCATGAAATACTGA